gctgtgtctgcagctaatttTTAATGAGCTATTACTGCtgtagtatgtatgtatgtatgtatgtatgtatgtatgtatgtatatataatataatataatataatataataattgttaCTGCTGTAGTATGTTGTATGgagaaatacaaagaaaagctCAGAGAGTTCAgaggtgctgattcagtgtgttgatcagaagtatttcagacactagttgctgtgatgtttcagtatttacagaccaaactgagccGCAGTGCAGCGCTGCAGATCTGCTTTCAAACATCCACTCACTTTGTttgattttacattataatagagaacaaagtTCAGGAGACCAACAGGCATAACGTGCAGCATGGCGGCGCTCAAGAAGGGCCTCAGTGATGCGAAGCACACTCACAAACAGTGCACCGAGGACcaattcaacaacaacaaccctcGCAACATGTGGAAAGGTATCAAGGCACTACCTGACTACAAAACTACAACTGGAGAGCCATCATTGGTTCTACAGCGCCACCAGGTGAGGACTGATGAAGGTGAATGCAAAGAAAGCGGCAGGCCCAGATGGAGTGCCAGGTCGGGTGCTGAAAGCATGTGCAGACCAGCTGGCAGAGATGTTCACCAAGGTATGCAGCCTCTGCTTGGAGCTGTCTGCTGTCCCGTCATGCTTAAAATCTTCTAACATCATCCCGTTACCCAAAACAACATCTATGAAGTGCCTGAATGGCAATCGCTCGGTGGCTTTAACACCAGTAGTTATGAAGTGCTTTGAGAAGCTGGTGCTGTCCCACATCAGATCCATCATCCCACCTGACCTGGATAAACATCAGTTTGCTTATCGGGCAAACCGCTCCACAGTGGATGCAGTGACGTCTTCATATGGCTCTGACACACCTTGAGAAGCCAAACAGTTATTTTATAtgctatttattattttattattattattattattattattattattattattattattattgactgGTAAATAAGGACATTTGGCTTTAATTGAAAATGTTGCATTGATTTCTTTCTCAGTTTACATTGTTTCTTCAAATGTGTGAAACAGCGCCTCCCTGGACTGTAAAAGCTGTCAGTGTGGTCAAAGATGGTACTGCACTTCTACAGTCAACCTTGGAATCACAACGCCCGGGTCTGACGGGGCCGCACACGATTATTGTAAAGAGAGCTGcagtaaaatgtataatttcagAATTTGTTCCAATCatatttggaaagtctagaagatcTCTACCGTTGATCCCCTTTCAAATTAACCCTAAATCTGAAGTTCATGTGCCACTCAGCAACTTTTTGTTGGAATTAATGGGGCCGTTCCTCCAAGGCTGTTCAAATATGGTCACTTTTGTCTCCAAAAGTCAAAGGTGGTCAAATCACTAAACTTGAGGCTTGAAAACAGCAGTACACAAACCGACATCAAGGTGACCATGTCTATACAGTCCATGAGTACGTCTGCTAGTTAATATTTAACAGTGTATCTCCTAGTAAGTTCATTTTACCAGTGATTCTCCAAGTTAATATTCTTACAGTACATCTCTTAATTAACTTTTTCCTTGttagtttaaaaagaaatcgtATATCATTCATCGTATCATCTTCACACTTCATTTTTTACAGTTCATCTGTTCAATAAATCTTCCAGTTaatgtttttacagtgtatcTCCAAGTTTTaacaatagtttttttttttaaagttaattttgTAGTTATATCTTTACAGTGCATCTTCATTTTTATACTtcatcctgtttgtttttttacagtgcatatTACAGTTTCTTATTACATTgcatacatttgtatttttttgatcatttcttaCAGTGGATTATTGTAACTTGTGTTTATTAACATTGCTATCAGACGACTTGTTGAGTTAAAATAATGCTGTCAATGAAATAAAGTGGAGGGTTGCAGTTACTCACGGtgaccaccagagggcagcGATTACACAGACTGTTGAATGGATGCTGTTGTGCttaactggggggggggggggggggtcacagagggggcaaagagagagagacagtcatGGGACTCTGTTTGCTCGTCCTGACCCATGTGAGTCATATGAGCAAGAGacagacgaagaagaagaagaagaagaagaagtagaggagaagaagtagaggagaagaagtagaggagaagtggattataaagaaaagatggaggaactGTCCCGGTGGGTGAGGGAGGCCGGGCGGTTCATGACGAGGTGTTGCTgtggtgaggaagaggagaatgaagacgaggaagaggaggaggaggaggaggaggtgaagatgaAGGAGCTCAACTTCAGAAAAAGCAGGAGCTCGACTTCTCTCCCACCTGCAGAGGTATGACGTCAGCGCTGACACTCCCAGCTGTTCAAGATGCTTTAAAAACCCCAAACTCAAAACTGTGTGTCCCCTTCATCAGTTCATAGTTCCTGCTTCCTGTTAAACAGATTGTCActttgcttgttttttatttttattttttttaagtgaatcTTTTTACAGTGTTTCCCCTGATTGTATTAGTCATGGTGCATCCCATAATCACAACATTTGAGAGTTAACTACCTGGCTCAGTCCTGGCTTTAGATTTAAAAGTTATCATTTTTTGCAGCGTCCTCTTTTTTCACTGCATTTATCCATATCtaattttttacagtgtattcCTAGGTCTTTGCTATTGCTCCATTTTAtacttgtttttacttttttacagtACACTACCACTGGCTGCTTTACCCTGATCTTCATCTTTTACAGTGTATCACATTATGTTCTTCTTTTAATACTTTACGGTGGtcttcattttttacagtgtatcctattgacatatatttttaaatttagtttttaccatttttcttgttttttttttaaacagcgtATTCCCTggtctttattttttacagtggaGCCCATTCAGCAGGGGGGGGGGAGCAGTAAGAAACAAAAGTACACTGTAAAACACTTGCAAGAGGTTAAAGCTGATTTAAAaagcacactgtaaaaaatgagtGTTAAAAAAGAAGtctataaaatgaaatacatttaaaaatacctcaaataaaataagtccATTAAATGATTTGACAAAACTTATAAAATAATTGAGTAAACTTCTGCTGCTTCGGTCATCAGCTGATTGGGGTTTTGTCTCTCGTGTCTCCAGTCGGATGCGCACCAGTTCAGCTCGTCCCCCTCCGGATCGCAGCCTCACTGGTTCCAGACTCTGCAGGTCCGACGCTTTCGGGTGCAGCGAGGACGAAGCAACAGCGACCCGCTGAGAGGGAACAGCCAACCGGACGAGTTCACCTGGGTcagctgactcacctgtcaatcatttAACACATGActacacacactgctttttttAACATCCTGCGTCCTTTTAGTTTAgctgaaggacagaaggaaggatagaaggaggtgaggaaggacagaaggaggttaggaaggatagaaggaggttaggaaggatagaaggaagctgactcacctgtcaatcatttAACACATGACTACACACACTGCTTGTTTTAACATCCTGCATCCTTTTAGTTTAgctgaaggacagaaggaaggatagaaggaaggatagaaggaaggatagaaggaggtgaggaaggatagaaggaaggatagaaggaggttaggaaggacagaaggaaggacagaaggaaggatagaaggaggttaggaaggatagaaggaggtgaggaaggacagaaggaggttaggaaggatagaaggaggttaggaaggatagaaggaaggatagaaggaggttaggaaggacagaaggaaggacagaacgaaggatagaaggaggttaggaaggatagaaggaggtgaggagggacagaaggaggttaggaaggatagaaggaggttatgaaggacagaaggaaggatagaaggaggttaggaaggatagaaggaggtgaggaaggatagaaggaaggatataaggaggtgaggaaggacggaaggaaggataatTCATTGACACATGaagaatgaatgactgaatgatgatgtaatgatgatgtaatgatgtaatgattattgacacatgaatgaatgaatgatgatgtaatgatgatgtaatgatgatgtaatgatgatgtaatgatcaTTGATCCGTGTGCTGTCCAATCAGAACTCGGGTCTCCGGTTCGGGACGGCGAACTCGTACCTGAGTTTAGAGAAACTCGGCGAAGGAGCGTACGCCTCCGTCTATAAAGGAATCAGCAGGTCAGACATgaggcttccttccttccgtccttccttccttccttccttccctgcttccttcttttctctctcctaccttccaccctcctttccttccttccttccttgtttccttccctgtTTACtgccttccttactttctttcctgtcacctttccttctttccttcctgtcaccttccttccttccttcctaatcccttttccatccatcattttatgtgtgtaatgttgtgtaatgtgtgtgtgtattgtgtgtgtgtgtgttggtgtgtgttggtgtgtattggtgtgtaatgttgtgtattgtgtgtgtgtgtatgtgtgtgtgttggtgtgtaggATCAATGGACAGCTGGTAGCTCTGAAGGTGatcaggggcctgtttcaggaagcaggtttaactaactctgagttaaaacctttactctaggttgaccaactctgagctgtcaaactcagaacaagtgttaactgttagttcaatcaactctgagtcaaagtaactctgagtgaagcttctgcatgaggagataccaagccctcatcaatggagcacagataacatgattcaccatggcaacagataccaagccctcatcaatggagcacagataacatgagtcaccatgacaacaggagaaacaaagggctcagtcctcctacttctccccaaaggatttagaaatattaatgaatacatgcagatgatgagtttatatttaagaaaagacagtcaacagtgagtattaatgaaaaaaaagagaaacattttgtctcgagtggtcgacttattcaacatttatattctgtgtgtgtgtgcgtggcacatttaacattcatgcagaccccaacaggtacaaaacataggcctacttggcagcaactgaatatgaaatataaaaatatagctcaaacaagtaaggtattgattacaagcaattgtggtgttgtttagcctgccctcattaaacagcatttaaatgctacattcaacatgtgatatatatttcagtagttgatgaaatcttctttttcagccatcccaacactgccagtatttaatattgtctatttgaaagcaacatctacatgcctttatacatacaacactacaaaagtAAACGTTTCAGTGaaatagtcaaatttagttttatgtttggatactttcaccttaatttaacagtagctggtacagagagagagaaagttcctcactggtatcGAACCAGCGACATTGCCACTGTGAAGCAtgagcagtaaccacttggctatcaatcaccttcaaatactgcatttgtgacagcctgacagacggttgccttggaaacatgaacttgaacagagaacttgttctgaactgagagcatgtccatgtggtgtcgtacagacgatacaagggctgagaatattgttcagataaatgatcgattgtacagaaaaatggaaacactcaaacagaacatcatcagagaatgataaaacatcccagcggggtctgatcaccctctgacggagatttatgcttcgtatttgtgcttcCATATAAACTGattctttaagaaaaggacacaccatatctgacagctccttcagtctgcgggcttcaactaaaaaggaggagaaactcagggttagttgaagaaaacctgccagcgagcaggttaggttcacagaGTATGTtaccagggtaactgactcagagtatgttaccagggtaactgactcagagtatgttgccagggtaactgactcagagtatgttgccagggtaactgactcagagtatgttgccagggtaactgactcagagtatgttgccagggtaactgactcagagtatgttgccagggtaactgactcagagtatgttgccagggtaactgactcagagttttcactaaacctgctttctgaaacaggccccaggatgtattgatgtgtttttattgttgtgtaatgttgtgtattgtgtgtgttggtgtgtgtgtgtgtgtgtgtgtgtgtgtgtgtgtgtgtgtgtaggatcaATGGACAGCTGGTAGCTCTGAAGGTGATCAGGATGAAAACAGAAGAAGGAGTTCCGTTCACAGCCATCAGAGAAGGTGACGATCCTCCAATCACACGCTTCCCTCTTATTATacatgtattaatgtgtgtgtgtgtgtgtgtttatgtgtgtgtgtgtgtgtgtgtgtgtgtgtgtgtgtgtgtgtgtgtgtgtttatgtgtgtgtgtgtgtttgtgtatgtgtgtttatgtgtgtttatgtgtgtgtgtgtgtgtgtgttagtgtgtgtgtatgtgtgtgtttgtgtgtgtgtgtgtttgtgtatgtgtgtgtgtgtgtgtgtgtgtgtgtgtatatgtgtgtgtgtgtgtgtgtttgtgtttgtgtttgtgtgtgtgtgtgtgtgtgtgtgtgtgtgtgtgtgtgtgtgtgcagcctcTCTGCTTAAAGGCCTGAAACACGCCAACGTGGTCCTCCTTCATGACATCATCCACAGCAGAGAGTCACTCACACTGGTGTTTGAATACGTggtgagactcacacacacacacacacacacacacacacacacacacacacacacacacactcacacacacacacacacatagacacacacacacacacacacacacacacacacataaacacacataaacacacatacacaaacacacacacacacataaacacacacacagacacacatacacacacacacactaacacacacacacacacacacacacacacacatacatacacacacacacacatacacacgcacacagacacacacacacacacacacatacacacacacacactaacaaacacactaacacacacacacactttcacacacgcacacagacacacacacacacacacacacacatacacacacacacacatacacacatacacacacacacactaacacacacatacacacacacacatacacacatacacacacatacacacactcacacacacacacacacagagacacacacacacacacatacacacatacacacacacatacacacactcacacacacacacacacacacacacacacacagagacacacacacacacatacacacatacacacacacacacactaacacacacacacacacacacacacacacacacacacacatacacacatacacacacacatacacacactctcacacacacacacacacacacacacatacacacacatacacacacacactaacacacacacacacacacacacacacacagctgaacaTGCTCAGGTgtcctgcagggggcgctgccAGTGACCAGCTgacagtcttcttcttctgtggttgcAGCAAACAGACCTGGCTCAGTACCTGACCCAACACCCAGGAGGTCTGCACTCACACAACGTCCGGGTAAGTTCCTCCACCAGAgggtctaacacacacacacacacacacacacacacacacacacacacacacacacacacacacacacacacactaacactgaTCAGTACTTCCTGTCAGATCTTCATGTTCCAGCTGCTGCGAGGTCTCTGCTACATCCACGGCCGCCGGATCCTCCACAGAGACCTGAAGCCTCAGAACCTGCTGATCAGCTACCTGGGAGAACTCAAGCTGGCCGACTTCGGTGAGGACGACCACCATGTGACTCTCAGCAGCATGTGATGTGACTCTCAGCAGCATGTCATGTGACTCTCAGCAGCATGTGATGTGACTCTCAGCAGCATGTGATGTGACTCTCAGCAGCATGTCATGTGACTCTCAGCAGCATGTCATGTGACTCTCAGCAGCATGTCATGTGTTTCCACCAGGCgctgaggccaaccaggaagtaacttagagctgcattctatcaaaaggccaccaggtggcgaccgtctctatacaatatctctcctctccttcctctctctcctctccttcctctctccttcctctctcctctcctctcctctctctcctctccttcctctctccttcctctctcctctccttcctctctcctctccttcctctctcctctccttcctctctctcctctccttcctctccttcctctccttcctctctctcctctctctcctctccttcctctctccttcctctctcctctccttcctctctcctctccttcctctctcctctccttcctctctctcctctctctcctctccttcctctccttcctctctctcctctctctcctctccttcctctctccttcctctctcctctccttcctctctcctctccttcctctctcctctccttcctctctctcctctccttcctctccttcctctccttcctctctctcctctctctcctctccttcctctctccttcctctctcctctccttcctctctcctctccttcctctctcctctccttcctctctctcctctctctcctctccttcctctccttcctctctctcctctctctcctctccttcctctctctcctctccttcctcctctccttcctctctctcctctccttcctctctctcctctccttcctctccttctctctctcctctccttcctctccttcctctctctcctctctctcctctccttcctctctctcctctcctctctcctctccttcctctctctcctctccttcctctctcctctctctcctctcctctctctcctctccttcctctctttcctctccttcctctctcctctctctcctctccttcctctctctcctctccttcctctctttcctctccttcctctctctcctctctactccaaccggtccaggcagatgttctcccactctgagtctggttctgagggttcttcctgttaaaagatgttctcccactctgagtctggttctgagggttcttcctgttaaaagatgttctcccactctgagtctggttctgagggttcttcctgttaaaagatgttctcccactctgagtctggttctgagggttcttcctgttaaaagatgttctcccactctgagtctggttctgagggttcttcctgttaaaagatgttctcccactctgagtctggttctgagggttcttcctgttaaaagatgttctcccactctgagtctggttctgagggttagggttctatgtggaaagagccttcacatgactctgttgtgatttg
The sequence above is drawn from the Scomber japonicus isolate fScoJap1 chromosome 24, fScoJap1.pri, whole genome shotgun sequence genome and encodes:
- the cdk15 gene encoding cyclin-dependent kinase 15, with amino-acid sequence MKELNFRKSRSSTSLPPAESDAHQFSSSPSGSQPHWFQTLQVRRFRVQRGRSNSDPLRGNSQPDEFTWNSGLRFGTANSYLSLEKLGEGAYASVYKGISRINGQLVALKVIRMKTEEGVPFTAIREASLLKGLKHANVVLLHDIIHSRESLTLVFEYVQTDLAQYLTQHPGGLHSHNVRIFMFQLLRGLCYIHGRRILHRDLKPQNLLISYLGELKLADFGLARSKSIPSQTFSSEVVTLWYRPPDVLLGSTDYSTALDMWGAGCIFVEMLQGAPAFPGLSDVLEQLQNIWTVVGVPSENSWPGVSQLPNYKPDWFLPSEPKLFRSVWKRLNQLPGKTEDLVQRMLTVRPADRISAQDSLRHPYFSTLPAPIMHLRDTVSIFKVPGVRLETEVRDVFNPGRKVRPSLLPGAKCW